In Halococcus hamelinensis 100A6, a single genomic region encodes these proteins:
- a CDS encoding IucA/IucC family protein, whose translation MDPNDTTRQDALTPEIWTTTERRLLTKMLEAFAYEEILAPRKVRDGDERAGFRFDLGPASYRFEATERLMDSLHVHGDTVERRTDGEWTGFEDPFRLLRDLGETTDLDGLTEGNLVREYKRTLLADAHIEARKREREGFDPLDLGYAQLEGEMEGHPWITYNKGRLGWGYDDYRRYAPEMKDPVRLSWVAVRKTESTFAATDDIDHDSLVQGELGARYGVFRDRLASKGLDPENYYLLPVHDWQWEHSVVPLFPDHIADDRIVPLGEGPDEYLPQQSVRTFVNVDHDGKHHVKVPMRILNTLVWRGLPGERTELAPTVTEYIEGIYENDEFLQDQGLVLPGEIAGINYDHADFTAIEGSPYQYHELLGAVWRESIHTFLDGDERAVTLSALMHVDGEGVPYVSRLVERSGLTLDEWLEAFFDTVLPPLLHFLYRYGTVFSPHGQNTILVVEDGVPTRLAVKDFVDDVNVSDRPLPELEALPDGMHDVLRKEPPEGLCQFVFCGLFVCVLRYVADVLVEHENYTEERFWRHARTAVLDYQTRFPELEERFELFDLLQPEFTKLTLNRNRLFNYGYDDAPARPHAVEHGTVTNPLYEVADERSG comes from the coding sequence ATGGATCCCAACGACACGACCCGACAGGACGCACTGACACCCGAGATATGGACGACGACCGAGCGCCGCCTCCTGACGAAGATGCTCGAAGCGTTCGCCTACGAGGAGATACTCGCGCCGCGGAAGGTCCGGGACGGCGACGAGCGTGCCGGCTTCAGGTTCGACCTCGGGCCGGCGAGCTATCGCTTCGAGGCCACCGAGCGGCTCATGGATAGCCTCCACGTCCACGGCGACACCGTCGAGCGCCGAACGGACGGGGAGTGGACGGGGTTCGAGGACCCGTTTCGCCTGCTGCGCGACCTCGGCGAAACCACCGACCTCGACGGGCTCACCGAGGGAAACCTCGTCCGCGAGTACAAGCGAACGCTGCTCGCGGACGCCCACATCGAAGCCAGAAAGCGCGAGCGCGAGGGGTTCGACCCGCTGGACCTCGGCTACGCACAGCTCGAAGGCGAGATGGAGGGCCACCCCTGGATCACCTACAACAAGGGTCGACTCGGGTGGGGATACGACGACTACCGACGGTACGCCCCGGAGATGAAAGACCCCGTGAGGCTCTCGTGGGTCGCCGTCCGGAAGACGGAGTCGACGTTCGCCGCGACCGACGACATCGACCACGACTCGCTCGTTCAGGGCGAACTCGGGGCTCGCTACGGCGTCTTCCGGGACCGTCTCGCCTCGAAAGGTCTCGACCCGGAGAACTACTACCTCCTGCCGGTCCACGACTGGCAGTGGGAACACAGCGTCGTCCCGCTGTTTCCCGACCACATCGCCGACGACCGCATCGTCCCGCTCGGCGAGGGTCCCGACGAGTACCTCCCACAGCAGTCCGTCCGGACGTTCGTCAACGTCGACCACGACGGGAAACACCACGTGAAGGTGCCGATGCGGATCCTCAACACGCTCGTCTGGCGGGGGCTCCCTGGCGAACGGACGGAGCTCGCCCCGACCGTCACCGAGTACATCGAGGGGATCTACGAGAACGATGAATTCCTCCAGGACCAGGGACTCGTTCTCCCCGGCGAGATCGCGGGTATCAACTACGACCACGCGGATTTCACGGCCATCGAGGGCTCCCCCTATCAGTACCACGAACTGCTGGGTGCGGTGTGGCGCGAGTCCATCCACACGTTCCTCGACGGTGACGAGCGCGCGGTCACGTTGTCGGCGCTGATGCACGTCGACGGCGAGGGCGTCCCGTACGTCTCACGGCTCGTCGAGCGCTCCGGACTGACGCTCGACGAGTGGCTGGAGGCGTTCTTCGACACCGTACTGCCGCCGCTGTTGCACTTCCTCTACCGCTACGGAACGGTGTTCTCCCCGCACGGCCAGAACACCATCCTCGTCGTCGAGGACGGCGTGCCGACGCGGCTCGCGGTGAAGGACTTCGTCGACGACGTGAACGTGAGCGACCGGCCGCTCCCCGAGCTGGAGGCCCTCCCAGACGGGATGCACGATGTGCTCAGGAAGGAACCACCGGAGGGGCTCTGTCAGTTCGTCTTCTGTGGACTGTTCGTCTGTGTGCTCCGATACGTCGCGGACGTGCTCGTCGAACACGAGAACTACACCGAGGAACGGTTCTGGCGGCACGCCCGGACGGCCGTTCTCGACTATCAGACGCGATTTCCGGAACTGGAGGAACGCTTCGAACTGTTCGACCTGCTCCAGCCGGAGTTCACGAAGCTCACCCTCAACCGAAATCGTCTGTTCAACTACGGTTACGACGACGCCCCCGCCCGCCCGCACGCCGTCGAACACGGAACGGTGACGAACCCGCTCTACGAGGTCGCGGACGAGCGCTCCGGCTGA
- a CDS encoding sulfite exporter TauE/SafE family protein has translation MELVLLVILVAVSFAGGAVVTSVGPGGIFVVAALYGFTALPAAVVAGTSSVTFIGGSVLGAAGYVYSDDMDWGMALLIGIGGAVGTQLGVLLNGAVSRRSFGVLLGVLLGTVGATILLRERGDLDRLPTEALDVAPTSGAGVVVFGTIGLLVGAAGGLFGIGGAALVPPALVVVGVSMITALAVTQVAVVFIASASAVSYTLQGSVAVPLVFAIAAGYLLGALGGWRVAKRVDPDRLTTALGVLLIGSMPVLVYRSLLL, from the coding sequence ATGGAACTCGTCCTTCTCGTGATTCTCGTGGCGGTCTCGTTCGCCGGCGGTGCTGTGGTCACCTCCGTCGGTCCCGGCGGGATATTCGTCGTCGCGGCACTGTACGGGTTTACGGCGCTTCCGGCGGCGGTCGTCGCCGGTACCTCGAGCGTGACCTTCATTGGCGGATCGGTTCTCGGAGCGGCGGGATACGTCTACTCCGACGACATGGATTGGGGAATGGCGCTCCTCATCGGAATCGGCGGTGCCGTTGGGACACAACTCGGGGTCCTCCTCAACGGTGCCGTGTCCCGGCGATCGTTCGGCGTCCTCCTCGGCGTCCTGTTGGGGACGGTCGGCGCGACGATCCTCCTCCGCGAGCGAGGCGACCTCGACCGACTTCCGACGGAAGCACTCGACGTCGCACCGACCAGCGGTGCCGGAGTCGTGGTCTTCGGGACGATCGGTCTCCTGGTTGGAGCGGCCGGCGGACTGTTCGGCATCGGTGGCGCGGCACTCGTCCCGCCGGCCTTGGTAGTGGTCGGCGTCTCGATGATCACCGCGCTGGCGGTCACCCAGGTCGCAGTCGTGTTCATCGCGTCGGCGTCGGCGGTCTCTTACACCCTTCAGGGGTCGGTCGCCGTGCCACTGGTGTTCGCCATCGCCGCCGGCTATCTCCTCGGCGCGCTCGGTGGGTGGCGAGTCGCGAAACGTGTCGACCCGGATCGACTCACCACCGCCTTGGGCGTGCTCTTGATCGGATCGATGCCGGTTCTCGTATATCGATCCCTCCTCCTCTGA